The Sphingomonas sp. G-3-2-10 DNA window ATCTCGGTGCCGTATTTGAAGAAGCCGTCATAGTTGCAGGTGATCGTGCCCGCGCCGATATTCGCGCCCGCACCGATTTTCGCATCGCCGAGATAAGTCAGGTGATTGGCCTTGGCACCGGGGCCAAGGATCGCCTTCTTCATCTCGACGAAATTGCCGACCTTCGATCCCTGCTCCAGCACCGTGCCCGGCCGCAGCCGCGCATAGGGGCCGACCTGCGCACCGCTCAGGATCGTCGCGCCTTCGATGTGGCAGAAGCCGTGGATGGTGACGCGATCCGCCACGCTGACGCCGGGGCCGAAGAACACATTGGGTTCGATGATCACGTCGCGGCCGATCGCCGTGTCGTACGAGAACCACACCGTCTCCGGAGCGATCAGGCTCGCGCCATCGGCCATCGCCTGCACCCGGCGGGCACGCTGCCAGACCAGTTCGGCACCGGCCAGTTCGGCGCGGCTGTTGATGCCCAGCACTTCGGCTTCGCTCGCTTCGATCACGACCGAGCGGTCGCCATCCTTCAGCGCCAGCATCACCACGTCGGGAAGGTAATATTCGCCCGCCGCATTGTCGTTGTCGACGCGCTCCAGCAACGCCCACAGGTCCGCGGCGCGCGCGGCGAGGACGCCCGAATTGCACAGCCGCTCGGCGCGCTGGCGCTCGTTGGCGTCCTTATACTCGACCATCGCCAGCACCCGGCCATCGCCCTCCGCGATGATGCGGCCATAAGCGGCGGGGTCTTCGGGGCGGAAGCCGAGCACCGCGACCTTCGGCGCATCTTCGGCGTCCAGCCGCTCGACCAGCCGGGTAATCGTCGCGGTCGTCAGAAAGGGCACGTCACCGAAACAGACCACCGCGATGCCATCGAACCCGGCCAGCGCGTCCTTTGCCTGAAGCGTGGCGTGCGCGGTCCCCAGCTGTTCCTCCTGCACCGCGATCTTCGCACCCATCGGCGTGACGGCAGCCTCGACCTGTTCGCGCAGGCTGCCGACCACGACGACACGCTCGCTGACGCCGGCGGCGTCGAGGCTGTCGATCAGGTGGAGCAGCATCGCCCGGCCCGCGATCGGGTGCAGCACCTTGTGCAGGTCTGACTTCATCCGCGTGCCCTTGCCGGCTGCGAGGATGATCGCGGCAATCGGTGCTGTCATGTGCCCTCCACTGAACTTCGCCCCTGCCACGAACATCTTGCCAATTCCATAGCGCGGCCTGCATCAGGGCCGTCCATGACAAATTTCCCCTTCGACATCGTCGGATTCGACCTCGACGGCACGCTTCTCGACACCAGCGAGGATCTTGCCGCGGCGACCAACCATGCGCTGGCGCTGGCAGGACGGCCGTTGCTGGAGCTGCCGGCGGTCAAGACGATGATCGGGCGCGGTGCGAAGGCGATGCTGGAGATGAGTCTCGAAGCCTCGGGCGGGTTCGACAAGGAGCTGATGGACCGCGTTTATCCCGAGTTGCTGACCTATTACGAAGCCAATGTCTCGCGCGGATCGAAGCCCTTTCCGGGGATGCTCGACGCGCTCGACCGGCTCGACGCGCTGGGCGTCAAGGCGGCGATCGTCACCAACAAGTTCGAGCGGTTCGCAGTCAAGCTGATCGGCGAACTCGGCCTCGCTCACCGCTTCGCCGCGCTGATCGGCGGGGACACGATGGGCCGCGGCAACGCCAAGCCCTCCGCCCTGCCGATCCACGAGATGATCGCGCGCTGCCAGGCTCTGGGCGGCGGCGGACGAGCCGCGTTCGTCGGCGATTCGATCTACGACACGCTGGCGGCGAAGAATGCCGGCATCCCCAGCATCGC harbors:
- the glmU gene encoding bifunctional UDP-N-acetylglucosamine diphosphorylase/glucosamine-1-phosphate N-acetyltransferase GlmU yields the protein MTAPIAAIILAAGKGTRMKSDLHKVLHPIAGRAMLLHLIDSLDAAGVSERVVVVGSLREQVEAAVTPMGAKIAVQEEQLGTAHATLQAKDALAGFDGIAVVCFGDVPFLTTATITRLVERLDAEDAPKVAVLGFRPEDPAAYGRIIAEGDGRVLAMVEYKDANERQRAERLCNSGVLAARAADLWALLERVDNDNAAGEYYLPDVVMLALKDGDRSVVIEASEAEVLGINSRAELAGAELVWQRARRVQAMADGASLIAPETVWFSYDTAIGRDVIIEPNVFFGPGVSVADRVTIHGFCHIEGATILSGAQVGPYARLRPGTVLEQGSKVGNFVEMKKAILGPGAKANHLTYLGDAKIGAGANIGAGTITCNYDGFFKYGTEIGHGAFVGSNSALVAPVKIGDGAIVAAGSVVTRDVEANALGIVRAKQEVKPGWAHRFREAMKAKKAAK
- a CDS encoding HAD hydrolase-like protein — translated: MTNFPFDIVGFDLDGTLLDTSEDLAAATNHALALAGRPLLELPAVKTMIGRGAKAMLEMSLEASGGFDKELMDRVYPELLTYYEANVSRGSKPFPGMLDALDRLDALGVKAAIVTNKFERFAVKLIGELGLAHRFAALIGGDTMGRGNAKPSALPIHEMIARCQALGGGGRAAFVGDSIYDTLAAKNAGIPSIAVSFGFLMQPVEELHADAVIDSYDELIPALERLGAA